In the Nicotiana tabacum cultivar K326 chromosome 16, ASM71507v2, whole genome shotgun sequence genome, one interval contains:
- the LOC107820664 gene encoding large ribosomal subunit protein uL29: MARIKVHELRGKSKTELLAQLKDLKAELALLRVAKVTGGAPNKLSKIKVVRLSIAQVLTVISQKQKSVLREAYKNKKYLPLDLRPKKTRAIRRRLTKHQASLKTEREKKKEMYFPTRKYAIKV, from the exons ATGG CGAGAATAAAGGTTCATGAGCTGAGGGGCAAGTCGAAGACTGAGTTGTTGGCTCAGTTGAAGGATCTGAAGGCTGAACTTGCTCTTCTCCGTGTTGCTAAAGTCACCGGTGGTGCCCCTAACAAGCTATCCAAAAT AAAGGTGGTAAGGTTGTCGATTGCACAGGTTTTGACTGTGATCTCACAGAAGCAAAAGTCAGTTCTTCGGGAAGCTTACAAGAACAAGAAGTACTTGCCTCTTGACCTTCGCCCCAAGAAAACAAGGGCTATACGCAGACGTTTGACTAAGCACCAG GCATCCTTGAAGAcagagagagagaagaagaaggagatgtATTTCCCCACAAGAAAATATGCTATCAAAGTTTAG
- the LOC107820668 gene encoding KH domain-containing protein At1g09660/At1g09670-like, protein MMNMENRIPPGSYFQYSPTRIHDPLQRSSSLTDRERYLADLLGERQKLGPFMQILPICSRLLNQEIMRASALLSNQFVDQERMGQESPHRSISQQMNGGQINVGAWSAMQTEENRLLQKMALFQPSPLDWHVVPGTATTLVVKKVIRLDVPVEKFPNYNFVGRILGPRGNF, encoded by the coding sequence ATGATGAATATGGAGAATAGAATACCCCCTGGGAGTTATTTCCAGTACTCTCCTACTAGAATCCATGATCCACTTCAGAGGTCTTCTTCTCTTACAGATCGTGAAAGATATTTGGCCGATTTATTGGGAGAGAGGCAAAAATTGGGGCCATTCATGCAGATACTGCCTATATGCAGTAGGCTTCTAAACCAAGAAATCATGCGAGCATCGGCATTGTTGTCAAATCAGTTTGTAGATCAGGAAAGGATGGGACAAGAGAGTCCACATAGATCGATCAGTCAACAGATGAATGGAGGTCAGATAAATGTAGGGGCATGGAGTGCAATGCAAACTGAGGAAAACAGACTCCTCCAGAAAATGGCTCTGTTTCAACCTTCCCCCCTGGATTGGCATGTTGTGCCGGGAACTGCAACCACTCTTGTTGTGAAGAAAGTCATAAGACTGGATGTTCCAGTGGAGAAGTTCCCAAATTATAATTTTGTCGGTCGAATTCTGGGACCACGTGGGAATTTTTAA
- the LOC107820667 gene encoding zinc finger BED domain-containing protein RICESLEEPER 2-like has protein sequence MNKIIFIASVLDPRNKFEYVEGALEELFGEEKGKKINAEVYAYMNSLFGEYLKKYSTESCPQSPSSSTSSNNTSNIPSRSVISASKIRTELSLKKQKEDNGSGGAKLELDKYISEEQKPFSEEFDILSWWKTHAPRFPILSELARDVLAIPISSVASECTFRTGGRILDLFRSSLTPKYVQALICVQDWLREEKNPISVEEDLKYLEELELGSSAIMPRAPAQRSDIWEYFVVKEDNGEVRKVECKHCGIHN, from the exons atgaataaaataatttttattgcttCCGTCTTGGATCCACGTAACAAATTTGAATATGTTGAGGGAGCACTTGAAGAACTTTTTGGggaggaaaaagggaagaaaataaatgcTGAGGTATATGCTTATATGAATTCTTTGTTTGGAGAGTATCTAAAAAAGTATTCAACCGAATCTTGTCCTCAATCTCCATCTAGTTCTACTTCATCTAACAACACATCTAATATACCTAGTAGGAGTGTTATAAGTGCATCAAAAATAAGGACTGAGCTTAGCttgaagaaacaaaaggaagaTAATGGAAGTGGGGGTGCTAAATTAGAGTTGGATAAATACATTAGTGAAGAACAAAAGCCTTTTAGTGAAGAATTTGATATCTTGAGTTGGTGGAAAACACATGCTCCTAGATTTCCTATTCTTTCGGAGTTGGCTCGTGATGTGTTGGCAATTCCAATTTCTAGTGTGGCGTCGGAATGCACGTTTAGAACTGGTGGCCGCATTCTTGATTtatttaggagttcattgactcctaaATATGTGCAAGCTCTTATTTGTGTTCAAGATTGGCTTAGAGAAGAGAAAAATCCTATTAGTGTTGAAGAAGACTTGAAGTATCTTGAGGAACTCGAGCTTG gttCAAGTGCAATCATGCCCCGTGCTCCTGCTCAACGCTCCGATATTTGGGAATACTTTGTGGTGAAAGAAGATAACGGAGAAGTTCGCAAAGTAGAGTGCAAACATTGTGGTATACACAAttga
- the LOC107820665 gene encoding putative pectate lyase 4 produces MAVLPYSDVDSSLKALAGRAEGFGRFSIGGLNGPVYSVTTLADDGPGSLRDGCRKKEPLWIVFEVSGTIHLASYLRVSSYKTIDGRGQRIKLTGKGLQLKDCEHIIVCNLEFEGGRGHDVDGIQIKPNSRHIWIDRCSLRDYDDGLIDITRQSTDITISRCYFAQHDKTMLIGADPSHIGDRCIRVTIHHCFFDGTRQRQPRVRFGKVHLYNNYTRNWGIYAICASVESQVYSQCNIYEATQKKKAFEYYTEKAADKEEARTGLIRSEGDLFLKGAQGMLLTGVGEECVFHPSEFYPVWTLEPASDSLKAVLQVCTGWQSISRPPEVCADHMKPAC; encoded by the exons ATGGCGGTGTTACCATATTCTGATGTAGATTCGAGCTTAAAAGCGCTAGCCGGTCGAGCCGAAGGATTTGGCAGGTTTTCCATCGGCGGTCTAAACGGTCCGGTCTATTCCGTCACTACATTGGCCG ATGATGGTCCAGGATCACTTCGTGATGGCTGCCGTAAGAAAGAACCACTAtggattgtttttgaagtttCAGGCACCATTCATCTCGCATCTTACCTACGTGTGTCATCTTATAAAACTATTGATGGTCGAGGCCAAAGGATAAAACTCACTGGCAAAGGCTTACAACTGAAGGATTGTGAGCACATAATCGTATGCAATTTGGAGTTTGAAGGTGGCAGAGGTCATGACGTTGATGGCATTCAAATAAAACCAAATTCTAGGCACATTTGGATAGACCGCTGTTCTCTTCGTGATTATGATGATGGGCTAATCGATATAACCAGACAAAGCACAGATATCACTATTTCTAG ATGTTATTTTGCTCAGCATGATAAGACAATGCTTATTGGAGCAGACCCATCTCATATTGGTGATAGATGTATCAGAGTGACCATCCACCACTGCTTTTTCGATGGGACACGGCAGAGGCAACCTCGTGTTAGATTTGGAAAAGTTCATCTGTACAATAATTATACTAGAAATTGGGGTATATATGCTATTTGTGCCAGTGTAGAATCACAG GTATACTCTCAATGCAACATATACGAAGCTACACAGAAGAAAAAAGCTTTTGAGTATTACACAGAGAAG GCAGCAGATAAGGAAGAAGCAAGGACAGGTTTAATCAGATCTGAAGGGGACTTGTTTCTCAAAGGAGCTCAGGGAATGTTGTTAACTGGTGTTGGTGAAGAGTGTGTTTTTCATCCAAGTGAATTTTACCCTGTCTGGACATTGGAACCTGCCTCAGACTCCCTCAAAGCTGTTCTTCAAGTTTGCACTGGTTGGCAATCTATTTCCCGACCACCAGAAGTGTGTGCTGATCATATGAAACCTGCATGCTAG